Proteins found in one Oncorhynchus keta strain PuntledgeMale-10-30-2019 chromosome 2, Oket_V2, whole genome shotgun sequence genomic segment:
- the LOC118376900 gene encoding ER membrane protein complex subunit 8-like, producing the protein MSIKLTTQAYCKMLLHAAKYPHCAVNGLLVAEKQKEKKKDSHSTPILCVDCIPLFHGTLALAPMLEVALTLIDTWCKENKYVIAGYYQANERTKDFRPNQVAEKVGARIAENFSEAAMIMVDSTRFTMGCYEPILAIYDHHENKWKCRDCNADCFEDWCEAQKITSALLEGRSYESLIDFDNHLDDLRNDWTNPEINKSVLHLC; encoded by the exons ATGAGTATTAAATTGACAACTCAGGCTTATTGCAAGATGCTTTTGCATGCTGCTAAATATCCTCATTGCGCCGTGaacggattactggttgctgagAAACAGAAGGAGAAGAAAAAAGACAGCCACTCCACTCCAATCCTCTGTGTGGATTGTATACCACTATTCCACGGCACACTTGCATTGGCACCTATGCTGGAAGTGGCACTTACATTG ATTGACACGTGGTGTAAAGAGAACAAATATGTCATAGCTGGGTATTACCAAGCCAACGAGCGCACAAAGGACTTCAG ACCTAACCAGGTTGCTGAAAAAGTTGGGGCCAGGATTGCAGAGAACTTCAGCGAAGCAGCAATGATTATG GTGGACAGCACCAGATTCACCATGGGCTGCTATGAGCCCATATTAGCCATCTATGACCACCATGAAAACAAGTGGAAATGCAGGGACTGTAATGC agACTGCTTTGAGGACTGGTGTGAGGCTCAGAAGATCACGTCGGCTCTGCTGGAAGGCAGGTCCTACGAGAGCCTGATCGACTTTGACAATCACCTAGACGACCTCAGGAATGACTGGACCAACCCTGAGATCAACAAGTCTGTGCTACACCTGTGCTAA
- the gins2 gene encoding DNA replication complex GINS protein PSF2: MDPSEVEFLAEKEVVKIIPNFSLDKIYLIGGDLGPFNPGLPVDVPVWLALNLKQRQKCRIVPPEWMDVEKLEEIRELERKEDTFTPVPSPFYMELTKLLLNHASDNIPKADEIRTLVKDIWDTRIAKLRLSADSFISQQEAHAKLDNLTLMEINTTRSFLLDTLNCMYKLRSNLQPGSSRGKAQDHQ; this comes from the exons ATGGACCCTTCTGAGGTCGAATTCCTTGCCGAGAAGGAGGTAGTGAAGATAATCCCCAATTTCAGTCTTGACAAAATCTACTTGATCGGG GGTGATCTGGGTCCTTTTAACCCAGGGCTACCTGTCGACGTGCCTGTGTGGCTGGCCCTCAATCTGAAACAGAGGCAGAAATGCAGGATAGTGCCACCAGAGTGGATGGATGTAG AGAAACTGGAGGAGATCAGAGAGCTAGAGAGGAAGGAAGACACATTCACCCCTGTCCCTAGTCCATTCTACATGGAGCTGACCAAGCTGCTACTCAACCA TGCATCTGATAACATTCCCAAAGCGGATGAGATCCGTACACTGGTGAAGGACATCTGGGACACGCGCATCGCCAAGCTCCGCCTCTCCGCTGACAGCTTCATCAGCCAGCAGGAAGCACACGCCAAG CTGGACAACCTAACTCTGATGGAGATTAACACGACACGGTCGTTCCTGCTGGACACTCTCAACTGCATGTATAAGCTGCGCTCCAACTTGCAGCCCGGCTCCAGTAGGGGCAAAGCCCAGGACCACCAATGA